CCAGCGATGAAAAACATCCCCGAGATAATCTCGCTGACGGAAGCgatgttgaaataattactatttgttttctctctctctctctctctctctctttacgTTGCTCAAAGTTGCAGAACCAGTACAAAAGCAATCGAGAAACTAtctgtgataaaatttattcgcatTACAGTCGAATAtaagaggtaaaaaaatttaaacgatagtgcaatcaattttcaaatctattGAAACTGAAACGACgaatcaaatttctttttcacgcaccttgattatttatctatttttgaaacgaagcTTTTGCAGTCTCAAAATCTCGGTTACATGCGAAATtagtacaaatttttttaagattataCATCTGAGGACATTTGCAACCTTGAAACTGATCAGAATAATTCAGCAGtagatttttttatgttttttttttcgttttctttttattatgtGCTACGatgtatttgaatttcagtaaccgtataggtatacactatacatataagcatcatataatatatacgtataaataccTCGCCTCCCGACCCTAGTcaactgaaaataaataatcgcaTCGTTGTTAACCGATCGGAATCGCGTTTCAAATGTGTCAATtgaaatgtgaataaaatGGTCGGCCGTTGACGTGAGCGGAAAGTTTAATATCACCACCTACGAAATTTATTTGTACACAGTTACACGTATCAGTCGCATGTGTGTGAAAGCTGCATATATACCGAGGTGTTTTAAAAGCTGAATAGCTTGTTTTAAGTCAAAAGAAATATTCTATGAAAAGATGAGCGTCATtagatttttcacttttttccatattttttttttttttgaatttgaagaaacaCGTCGTAGcactttaattattatttctttcctgacaTTCACGTTCAATCCAAATATCGCGATTTATAACACAACGCTATATCAACCGGGAATCTTATTTCTCTAAATGAAAAgttcatattcaattataacgATCTCATGcgatttaattaataatgcaAAAAGTTGTCAGAAACACTTGTCGAACAACAACTGAAGGCTTGATATTACACGTGTCGGTCTTCTTCGTAacttaaattgatattatcatttatgtagtcagtgaaaaaaaaaaaatttatccacgaTACGtcataaatagaaaaaaatgtatataagtgaaaaatcatgtatatatatatatgcgtgtgataaaaatgaataccgAATTGTAtaatgatgtataaaataataaatataggtatagtTTTTATAATAAACCTTTCGCCATAATTATTCTAGTCTGTAACATTTACTTATCTGTGTATCTACGTatctatttgtttatttatttgtatttctgTCTCCCTTGTTTCAGGGTAGCTAGGCCGTAGCTATTGTCCGAAGAATGCGCAGCCTGGAAAGGTTATCGGGCAGTGACCAGGACTGCGCTGATCAGGAGATGTACATCGACCTGGATGACGCCTCCGTTGATTCCCTGACCGGGAAACGAAGCCGGCATGACGTCGGCGGCGCGGAGGTAGATACCGAATCTCTTTTTCGAGTAACATTCCCgcgtttgaattttattcgaaatttcggaaaatagagagagagaaaaccgtacgagaaaaatatttccaacaccgagataaatttttagttccggttaccgctcacgtccttgactattttcattttttaccacagtccaaaaatatagttctgggtagaaaatgaaaattagttttacagccgttaccggaaagtctggtatccgttgctattctttctcatcacgatcactgttgctatattttcttgcaagaataaattgacgttaaagtcttgtttaactaaaaaagtagagtaaacctcacaaactgattttgcgttacaattagcaaaaaaggatcgacgatagcggaaaatggttaggcgtacctcgtttttcataatcccaacaatattcaaacagtttttttaacgataccagtttaactgtatttttctatttactgtaacaaatgaaattttttcttattgaaCAGTATTATTTGTAGCCAGGTTTTTGAACCGGCTCAAATATTTTTGGATtgatttcgtaaaaaaatatgaaaaaattgtgaatttgcTTTCGGAACTagtaaaattcgaaatttcaaccccgcctcGATATCTCGAACCTTGTGTTGTTCGAATTCGcacaattcatttttatcgcagcacaaaaatgttgtttcattcgaatttCTCCATTGTTAACACAAATAACACAGCTGCCGAAGGTTTTTCGAACACAGTTTTTCTCCTTCCCCACTTCTGACTCATATTGTCGGACTTTGACGTGCCCGTTCATCCTCAATCTGATAAAACATTTCCATTGTCGTACTTTCGACTTACATTTTGGGCCGCGTTAATACGCTTCGGAAATTTGGCTCGTCCTGAAATTGGATGCCGTTAATCGATAAGCGAGGCTCCTCTGCGGGATTCCACTTAAATCTACAGGTGCCTGGCGCCTCGCTGATCCGTCTGCGCAAAACCAACGATAATATCGGTCATTGTACTCCTTGCATTCGGCATTTCGCCGAACACTAATTTCCGATCAATCGGGTTACCTGTAACggtgtaattataattttacgcGAATTGAGGTCAGTATTTATTCGATGATTCGATTTCGTGCctaaatttttagtttttcttggTATCACTTTGAGGAGAAAGATGTCAgatttttcaccaaacttTTTCGTTTCAAGGTATTCTTACAGTagcaatttattatatttcacttAAAAAGcgatcaaaaattaattacatttacGACCCTTGTTTCATCTCGCCTTGTAcgatttttataaatcttATACTTCGCTCGTTGATGTAGCCGGTTTAAATTGCAATTTTATAACGCCTGTTGTATGATTTAATGGTGAAATTATAGAcagatattaataattatactaaGCGAATTTGGCGTTCACAtgcgattaatcgaaaacGCTAAGAGCAGTATAACGAATCtgttaaataataatgataatgcaCGATTCGAAACGCGTACTTAAGTATGCTattataaggaaaaatatgctttatgtatatataataataaatatgtatatacatatatatatttcattgcTTATCGACGCgtaatattgttttttctgaGGCGAAACTTTACTGATGTGTAAAAATTGGGATATCAAACAACGTGGTACCTTGGAAAAAAATGGGGGGGAGaagggaatttttatttcacacctTGCGTTACAAGCGAATAATATTCTTGTTAATTTACAGCTACATATTAATgtagaaataacaatttttcaaggtGAATTTCAAACCAGCTGTGAAGATAAAGCGTGTATAAAATTTGCGCGTGTGTTGCTGCGTTTAGTAAAATTCGCGACATTGAAAGCTGTTGCGCGACGATATTTAGCACGGCTATAAAATTACcgtgataaaattattaagcACGATTTCCGATACCGTTTTCAATCCGTACGTCGAAATAGGCGGCCGGAATCGCTTCGCAAACAAATCGAACGAACCGTAAAGatcaacaatatatatatatatatatatatatatatgtatatacatatatacgtttCGACGTACGAACGACCGGCTGAGCAAATTTTCatcgctctctttctcgctcttTCAATCCACGCGGAAATCGTCTAAACCTGCAACATCGGCGAATacttaattgaatttttgtccGTTTTGTTCTTGGTTAAAAAGGCGGGCGAGGAAAGCGACAGCAGTGGGAGCGAAAGGAGCCCGAAACAGGCGAAAAGACGGAATCGAGGGGCGCCGCCGACGACGAGGAGACGCAAAAGCGGAATTTCGGCAAGAGAACGGAATCTCCGGAGGCTCGAGAGCAACGAGAGGGAAAGAATGAGGATGCACTCGCTCAACGACGCCTTCGAGGtgaattacaatatttcacgATTAGCGTGCAATTTCTCGACTGCGGTAATGCAATTGCGAAAGGACGGTCCAAAATCGTACCTATTTtttaggagttttttttttttttttctttttttgtcaagGAAATGAGAATTCTTGGAATAATTCGCGTTTGAGGGACTTATTATTCATAGTTTCGagaacattttagaatttttttcgttgaaattaataacaaaatggcgacatggcgcatataagtagcgaacgactcCGAACTAGAGGGTTTTTTGCGGTGGCGCAACTCCTGACATCGCTGTCAAATTTGTAACagatataaaagttttttcgaCTTAAAAATACGTTCTCGGGTTAAGGCTCGTACcctaaattgaaaaaaaaaaatttgttttacatatatttttggatcgaaattctaaaatttagCTATATGAGCTAAAGCTGTGATTAATAAACAGATTTTGAAGAttgtaacaaaatttcaagtccaTCGGATGAAAATTGACCGAGGAATATGCGCCAC
The Neodiprion fabricii isolate iyNeoFabr1 chromosome 5, iyNeoFabr1.1, whole genome shotgun sequence genome window above contains:
- the LOC124183199 gene encoding protein dimmed-like codes for the protein MRSLERLSGSDQDCADQEMYIDLDDASVDSLTGKRSRHDVGGAEAGEESDSSGSERSPKQAKRRNRGAPPTTRRRKSGISARERNLRRLESNERERMRMHSLNDAFEQLREVIPHVKMERKLSKIETLTLAKNYIMALTNVICEMRGEEQPYTFVDGECGSNSGDSTGQLELSGGEQPEEASPESMHETNNNNLLHENLERRIP